In Haliaeetus albicilla chromosome 14, bHalAlb1.1, whole genome shotgun sequence, one genomic interval encodes:
- the LOC138689018 gene encoding T-cell activation Rho GTPase-activating protein-like, which yields MGLPWPFALRRTPAAAQAPGQAGSGCSRALFGQPLAALCGEDGSLPQPIQEMLAVLHKEGPSTEGIFRRAAGGTEFRELREALDHGADVDLGSQPALLLAVILKVSASDLQLEELLPGLECSEAHLEPLALRDFLRSIPAKLLVTDLYEDWMAAMQKSGKEEKVEELKA from the exons atggggctgccctggccctttgctctgcGGAGGACCCCGGccgctgcccaggcgccagggcaggcgggctccggctgcagcagggcgctctttggccagcccctggcagccctctgcggggaggacggctccctgccccagcccatccag gagatgctggctgtcctgcacaaggaaggacCGTCGACAGAAGGGATATTCCGAAGAGCTGCCGGCGGGACAGAGTTTcgtgagctgcgggaggccctggaccacggtgcggatgtcgacctgggcagccagcctgcgctgctgctggccgtcatcttgaaggtgagcgcttctgacctgcagctggaagagctcctgcctggcctggagtgttcagaggctcacctggagcccctggcattgcgggacttcctccgaagcatccccgccAAGCTCCTCGTGACAgacctctacgaggactggatggcagcgatgcagaagagcggcaaggaggagaaggttgaagagctgaaagcgtaa